From the genome of Papaver somniferum cultivar HN1 chromosome 2, ASM357369v1, whole genome shotgun sequence, one region includes:
- the LOC113347588 gene encoding protein BIG GRAIN 1-like A gives MDQLKWEKSLRESNYRDERSKNPSFSSSLLDEIYRSIDEGDHNGGGGGGGCFIKEGVEEVIYREKTMKKKQSSNNNREELIENWMEKRIMSTTEKVVVRRNSLSADLEKNYSSSNASRVFNSSSSDSCYGSSGFSSSETDQSSIYSSSRSSSMKPPSIKPIRTSFSSEETKKIASVPPQPKPTKKSRTLKIYGDLKKVKQPISPGSKIASFINSLFTKENSKKPKFSNSLNGDEYHNHNRHEDSRIYKSGYGSNSTCSSVSSYSRSCLSKNTSNSSNRIKRSVRFYPVSVIVDEDCRPCGHKCLYETDEPGLMAKGRKPSDTKSSSLMNMDEDLKFQIMEKNRRIEEKARDLLKGYQKKKNDYEMKDYLDEDDDDEYDDAASDASSDLFELSSINGGSIDQRYREELPVYETTHFLTNRAIANGLIR, from the coding sequence ATGGATCAGTTAAAATGGGAGAAATCATTGAGAGAAAGTAATTACAGAGATGAGAGATcaaaaaatccatcattttcatcatctttaCTTGATGAAATCTATCGTTCTATTGATGAAGGAGAtcataatggtggtggtggaggtggtggttgtTTTATTAAAGAAGGTGTAGAAGAAGTTATTTACAGAGAAAAAACCATGAAAAAGAAACAGAGTAGTAATAATAACCGAGAAGAGTTAATTGAGAATTGGATGGAGAAAAGAATTATGAGCACTACTGAGAAAGTTGTTGTAAGAAGGAATTCATTATCAGCAGATTTAGAGAAGAATTATTCATCATCAAATGCGAGTCGGGTTTTCAATTCAAGTTCTTCTGATTCTTGTTATGGTAGTAGTGGTTTTTCATCTTCTGAAACTGATCAATCATCAATATACAGTTCATCAAGATCATCATCGATGAAACCTCCTTCTATTAAACCGATCCGAACGAGTTTCTCTTCAGAAGAGACAAAGAAAATTGCTTCTGTTCCACCACAACCAAAACCCACCAAGaaatcaagaactttgaagattTATGGAGATTTAAAGAAGGTAAAACAACCCATCTCTCCTGGAAGTAAAATTGCTAGTTTCATCAATTCTCTGTTTACAAAAGAAAACTcgaaaaaaccaaagttttcgaattCTCTCAATGGTGATGAATATCATAATCATAATCGTCATGAAGATTCAAGAATATACAAATCTGGGTATGGTTCTAACTCAACATGTTCATCAGTTTCTTCATATTCAAGATCTTGTTTGAGTAAAAACACTTCGAATTCGAGTAATCGGATTAAAAGATCTGTCCGATTTTATCCTGTTAGTGTCATTGTTGACGAAGATTGTCGACCATGTGGACATAAATGTCTATATGAAACTGATGAACCAGGATTAATGGCGAAAGGTCGTAAACCCAGTGATACTAAATCTTCTTCATTGATGAATATGGATGAAGATTTGAAGTTTCAGATAATGGAGAAGAATAGAAGAATCGAAGAGAAAGCTAGAGATCTTCTGAAGGgatatcagaagaagaagaatgattaTGAAATGAAAGATTATCTCgacgaggatgatgatgatgaatacgatgatgCGGCTAGTGATGCTAGTTCTGATCTGTTTGAGCTTAGTAGTATTAATGGTGGATCAATTGATCAAAGGTATAGAGAAGAACTTCCTGTTTATGAAACTACTCATTTTCTTACTAATCGTGCCATTGCTAATGGCTTAATCCGGtga